One window of Saprospiraceae bacterium genomic DNA carries:
- a CDS encoding glycosyltransferase: MRIIITVTTDIHYDQRVCKIANSLTNAGHSVEVIGRYKLPLAPRSDLFQKRWIHCWFKRSFLFYAEFNIRLFLVVLFKSCDAIYACDLDTLLAAGLVSKIRNKKLIFDAHEYMEESVELRKKKWISSVWSFIGKLAIPWTDERITVSDSLAYELQSKYKLPFLVIRNLPYFQNIQPSDKPQKIIWYQGALNEGRGLELVLECMNDLPEYRFHLAGTGDIIEQLKHRTKELGLENRVQFFGRLSYEEMLHHAQNAFVGIDLLESDSKSYWFSLSNKTFDYMQALLPSIQMNFPEYQQIQNQFKTSILLKELSRNSFIDAIMKFENTEFYFECKKSCSLAKEKYHWKEEEKILLPIFCK; encoded by the coding sequence ATGAGAATTATCATAACTGTAACAACGGATATTCATTACGACCAACGCGTTTGCAAAATAGCCAACAGCTTAACAAATGCGGGGCATTCCGTAGAGGTCATTGGAAGGTATAAGCTGCCATTGGCTCCACGATCTGATTTATTTCAAAAGCGATGGATTCATTGTTGGTTTAAGCGTAGTTTTTTGTTTTATGCGGAATTTAATATAAGGCTATTTTTAGTAGTGTTGTTTAAATCCTGTGATGCGATATATGCCTGTGATTTGGATACCTTATTGGCAGCAGGTCTGGTTTCAAAAATAAGAAATAAAAAATTGATTTTTGATGCACACGAATACATGGAAGAATCCGTTGAGCTTCGAAAGAAGAAATGGATTTCGTCTGTGTGGTCCTTCATTGGAAAACTAGCAATACCCTGGACTGATGAACGGATTACGGTATCAGATTCATTGGCTTACGAACTTCAATCCAAATACAAGCTACCTTTTCTGGTGATTAGAAATTTACCATATTTTCAAAACATACAACCCAGTGACAAGCCACAAAAAATCATTTGGTATCAAGGTGCCTTAAATGAAGGAAGGGGACTGGAGTTGGTTCTGGAATGTATGAATGATTTACCGGAGTATCGTTTTCATCTGGCAGGAACCGGTGATATTATAGAACAGCTGAAACATCGTACAAAAGAATTGGGATTAGAAAATCGCGTGCAGTTTTTTGGTCGTTTAAGCTATGAAGAGATGTTACACCATGCACAGAATGCGTTTGTAGGCATTGATTTATTAGAATCAGACAGCAAGAGTTATTGGTTCTCTTTAAGTAATAAGACCTTTGATTATATGCAGGCTTTATTGCCTTCGATTCAAATGAATTTTCCTGAATACCAGCAAATCCAAAACCAGTTTAAGACCAGTATATTATTAAAAGAACTTTCCAGAAATAGTTTTATCGATGCGATTATGAAATTTGAAAATACTGAATTTTATTTTGAATGTAAAAAGTCCTGCAGCTTGGCAAAAGAAAAATATCATTGGAAAGAGGAGGAGAAAATCTTATTGCCAATTTTTTGTAAATAA
- a CDS encoding DUF3098 domain-containing protein encodes MHEMTYGWAQYKWMLIGLGFITLGLILMSGGWMPSPDVWDESIIYSSRRLVLAPICMIIGLGLQIYAIFKLD; translated from the coding sequence ATGCATGAAATGACCTATGGCTGGGCTCAATATAAATGGATGCTCATTGGATTGGGATTTATAACCTTGGGTTTAATATTGATGTCTGGAGGATGGATGCCGAGTCCGGATGTTTGGGATGAAAGCATTATTTACAGTTCCAGACGATTGGTTTTAGCACCCATTTGTATGATTATTGGACTGGGCCTGCAGATTTATGCAATTTTTAAGCTTGATTAG
- the truB gene encoding tRNA pseudouridine(55) synthase TruB has product MQLTKDTIRQADFAAGCLMLVDKPFGLTSFKVVHKLRSRISDRNKTKLKIGHAGTLDPLATGLLILCTGKMTRQIDSYQALVKEYSGIITLGATRPTFDMESPINEVFNWNHIQSEQIELVRQGFLGEQWMTPPIHSAVQIQGKRAYELARKGLEPQLEPRLICIDSLKVDSSNLPELHFNVVCSKGTYIRSLANEFGKRLGSGAYLAALRREAIGNYSVDSAWNLEELLDLLN; this is encoded by the coding sequence ATGCAGTTAACCAAAGATACCATACGACAGGCTGATTTTGCAGCAGGTTGTTTAATGTTGGTAGACAAACCTTTTGGACTTACTTCCTTTAAAGTAGTACACAAACTGCGCAGTCGAATTTCAGATCGCAACAAGACTAAACTTAAAATTGGGCATGCCGGCACTCTTGACCCACTGGCAACAGGTTTATTGATTCTGTGTACCGGGAAAATGACTCGGCAAATTGACAGCTATCAAGCTTTGGTCAAAGAGTATTCCGGGATTATTACTTTAGGGGCAACCAGACCAACGTTTGACATGGAAAGTCCTATCAATGAAGTGTTTAACTGGAATCACATTCAATCGGAGCAAATCGAATTGGTAAGACAAGGCTTTTTGGGCGAACAATGGATGACTCCACCCATCCATTCAGCTGTTCAGATCCAAGGCAAACGAGCCTATGAATTGGCTCGGAAAGGCTTAGAACCCCAATTGGAACCCCGTTTAATTTGTATCGATTCACTGAAAGTAGACAGTTCAAACTTGCCTGAGCTGCATTTTAATGTTGTTTGCAGTAAGGGCACCTACATCCGAAGTCTGGCTAATGAATTCGGCAAACGCCTGGGTTCAGGTGCATACTTAGCTGCCTTGCGTCGGGAAGCAATTGGCAACTATTCTGTTGACTCAGCATGGAATCTGGAAGAATTGCTTGATTTATTGAATTAA
- the gldA gene encoding gliding motility-associated ABC transporter ATP-binding subunit GldA, giving the protein MSIQLHNLTKIYGTQLAVDHISFSAGKAEIVGFLGPNGAGKTTTMKMICGYLQATEGDIKVCGMDIKEYPIEVKRKIGYLPEHNPLYKDMYVREYLLFFAKLLKISNPKKRVEDCIELTGLSIEQNKRIGSLSKGYRQRVGLSQALLHDPEVLILDEPTSGLDPNQLMEIRQLIRRIGNQKTLLLSTHIMQEVQALCDRVLIINKGKLVADEPFGALLQMQKHKRIISIEFASQVDVSQLSKISFVESIQKVTEFKFLLHSAAENDIREELFKICAKNSWTILEMKEEKSSIESVFNQLTTSK; this is encoded by the coding sequence ATGTCTATTCAGCTGCATAATCTTACCAAGATTTATGGTACACAGCTTGCGGTTGATCACATCAGTTTTTCAGCCGGTAAAGCTGAAATTGTTGGATTTTTAGGCCCTAATGGTGCAGGAAAAACAACAACCATGAAAATGATTTGTGGTTACCTGCAAGCAACTGAAGGAGATATTAAAGTCTGTGGGATGGACATCAAAGAATATCCAATTGAAGTAAAACGCAAAATTGGATATTTACCGGAACACAATCCATTGTATAAGGATATGTATGTTCGGGAATATCTCTTGTTTTTTGCTAAACTTCTTAAAATTTCAAATCCTAAAAAACGCGTAGAAGATTGCATTGAACTTACCGGTCTTAGCATCGAACAAAATAAGCGGATTGGTTCGTTGTCTAAAGGCTACCGCCAACGGGTGGGACTTAGTCAGGCTTTATTGCATGACCCGGAAGTGCTGATATTGGATGAACCAACCAGTGGCCTGGACCCAAATCAACTCATGGAAATCAGGCAATTAATAAGACGAATTGGAAATCAAAAAACCCTGCTGCTTTCAACCCACATCATGCAGGAAGTGCAGGCATTGTGTGATCGGGTTTTAATTATTAATAAAGGAAAATTAGTTGCTGATGAACCATTCGGCGCTTTACTCCAAATGCAAAAACATAAACGCATCATTTCAATAGAGTTTGCATCCCAAGTTGATGTAAGCCAGTTATCGAAAATCAGTTTTGTTGAATCTATTCAGAAAGTAACCGAGTTTAAATTTCTTTTACATTCGGCTGCCGAAAATGATATCCGGGAAGAATTATTTAAAATTTGTGCTAAAAATTCTTGGACCATTTTAGAAATGAAAGAAGAAAAATCCAGTATTGAATCTGTATTTAACCAACTAACAACTTCAAAATAA
- a CDS encoding ABC transporter permease subunit translates to MWTLATREIRSFFSSLIGYMVIGIFAIIMGLILWVFPDFSLLNYNYAGLDQLFSLAPMMFVFLIPAITMRSFSEELQNGTLEILLTKPLHEYEIVLGKFIAALCLVGIALIPSGLYYFSIYQLGSPIGNIDSGSVLGSYIGLLFLSAGFTAIGIFCSSLFKNQIVSFLCALCLCYLIYFGFFYISKLPVFFGKTDDIIQQLGMDYHYNSMGKAQLLLSDCIYFISLAGFFIFLTVETIKSRNF, encoded by the coding sequence ATGTGGACCCTGGCAACACGTGAAATCAGAAGTTTTTTCAGTAGCCTCATTGGGTACATGGTGATTGGTATTTTTGCAATTATTATGGGTTTGATTCTTTGGGTTTTTCCGGATTTTAGTTTGTTAAATTATAATTATGCTGGCTTAGATCAACTGTTTTCATTGGCACCTATGATGTTTGTTTTTTTAATTCCTGCCATAACCATGCGTTCATTTTCTGAAGAATTGCAAAATGGAACCTTAGAAATATTATTGACCAAACCCCTCCATGAATATGAAATAGTGCTTGGGAAATTTATTGCTGCACTTTGTTTAGTTGGCATTGCATTAATTCCAAGTGGATTGTATTATTTTTCAATTTATCAATTAGGGTCACCTATTGGCAACATTGATAGCGGTTCTGTATTAGGATCCTATATTGGATTGCTTTTTTTATCAGCAGGTTTTACCGCAATTGGAATATTTTGTTCCTCTTTATTTAAAAACCAAATCGTTTCATTTTTGTGTGCTTTATGTTTGTGTTATTTAATTTATTTTGGCTTTTTTTATATTTCAAAATTGCCAGTATTTTTTGGTAAGACCGATGATATCATTCAGCAATTGGGTATGGATTATCACTACAATTCGATGGGAAAAGCACAATTGCTACTTTCAGATTGTATCTATTTTATTAGTTTGGCTGGTTTTTTTATTTTTCTTACTGTTGAAACCATTAAAAGTAGAAACTTCTGA
- the gldG gene encoding gliding motility-associated ABC transporter substrate-binding protein GldG, translating into MAFFVKLERSVRILLVLGILVFINIIASLFNASVDLSEDRRFSLTPASIHTIQNINDNIYIRVLLDGEFPAGFKRLRQGVNDLLFQYKKRNGFISFEFENPNEGSVEEINKRRESLTKDGLVPINLQVRSGTEKNEQLIYPYAIFNYGERKIAVSLLENVPELDQEENLNNSISQLEYKFSNAIDKLLHPEKKNVLLTSANGELPTEETKAIETLLRPFYNVGRINLDSVYQIKKEADVLIVNKPTKPFSERAKFILDQYIMNGGKVIWFVDALKMSLDSLATRSDFIPEPQDLNLGDLFFKYGFRIESNMVLDMECSRIPQVIGKAGDKPQIELFPWYYFPIPAPRTNHPIVNNIDRILMDFPASIDTLKTKQVVRKIPLIVSSNYSRFQLAPAKVSFDILRYKPEPEKFNKPNLIMGLLLEGTFNSAFENRVEEGMLQSLKSIQAEFKSSSSETKMIVVSDGDVLKNFYDFSTNKFSTLGYSKFEKTTYNGNKEFFLNSIEYLTNRENILEARSKQYKIRLLNQVKIDQERSYWQVLNLGLPLAILILFGIVNTYWRRKRYTKNTA; encoded by the coding sequence ATGGCATTCTTTGTAAAATTGGAACGAAGTGTAAGAATCCTTTTGGTTTTAGGGATTCTTGTTTTTATTAATATCATCGCATCCCTTTTTAATGCATCAGTCGATTTGTCAGAGGATCGTAGATTTTCACTTACTCCGGCAAGCATTCATACCATACAGAATATTAATGACAATATTTACATTCGGGTATTATTGGATGGTGAATTTCCTGCAGGGTTCAAAAGATTGAGACAAGGTGTAAACGATCTGTTGTTTCAATACAAAAAGAGAAACGGATTTATTTCATTTGAATTTGAAAATCCCAATGAAGGGTCTGTGGAGGAAATAAACAAGCGCAGGGAAAGTCTTACGAAAGATGGCTTGGTTCCAATAAACTTACAAGTACGCAGTGGGACAGAAAAAAATGAACAGTTGATTTACCCTTATGCGATCTTTAATTATGGCGAACGAAAAATAGCAGTGAGTTTATTAGAAAACGTTCCCGAATTAGATCAGGAAGAAAATCTCAACAACAGCATTTCACAACTTGAGTATAAATTTTCAAATGCAATCGATAAACTATTGCATCCTGAGAAGAAAAATGTATTATTAACAAGCGCCAACGGAGAATTGCCTACAGAGGAAACCAAAGCGATTGAAACCCTTTTACGCCCATTCTATAATGTAGGAAGAATTAATTTGGACAGTGTGTATCAAATTAAAAAAGAAGCAGATGTTTTGATTGTAAATAAGCCAACTAAGCCATTTTCTGAACGGGCTAAATTTATTTTGGATCAATATATAATGAATGGTGGCAAAGTGATCTGGTTTGTGGATGCTCTTAAAATGAGTCTGGATAGTTTAGCAACCCGAAGTGACTTTATTCCGGAACCACAAGATTTGAATTTAGGAGATCTCTTTTTTAAGTATGGTTTTCGGATTGAGTCAAACATGGTTTTGGATATGGAATGCTCTAGAATTCCTCAGGTTATTGGTAAAGCTGGAGACAAACCCCAGATCGAGTTATTTCCTTGGTACTATTTTCCAATTCCGGCACCTCGAACCAATCATCCGATTGTAAATAACATTGATAGAATTTTAATGGATTTTCCTGCGAGTATTGATACATTAAAAACAAAACAAGTTGTTCGAAAAATACCTTTAATTGTATCTTCTAATTACAGTCGGTTCCAATTAGCACCTGCAAAAGTAAGTTTTGACATATTGAGGTATAAGCCTGAACCTGAAAAATTTAATAAGCCGAATTTAATTATGGGATTGCTTCTGGAGGGGACTTTTAATTCTGCTTTTGAAAACAGAGTCGAAGAAGGCATGTTGCAATCACTAAAATCAATTCAAGCAGAATTTAAAAGCAGCAGTTCAGAGACCAAAATGATTGTAGTATCAGATGGGGATGTATTGAAGAATTTTTATGATTTTTCTACTAATAAATTTTCAACACTGGGATATAGTAAATTTGAAAAAACGACCTACAATGGGAATAAAGAGTTTTTTCTTAATTCCATAGAGTATTTAACGAATAGGGAAAATATTCTGGAAGCAAGATCCAAGCAATACAAAATCAGATTATTAAATCAAGTCAAAATTGATCAGGAGCGAAGTTATTGGCAGGTATTGAATTTAGGACTTCCTTTGGCTATATTAATTTTATTTGGAATCGTAAATACGTATTGGCGTAGAAAACGTTATACTAAAAACACAGCATGA
- a CDS encoding DUF4340 domain-containing protein — MRRNAIYFLVVLFIGLGGLAWYGLNKPDEKMRAILADRDFEIEDIEDVGKIFLAGRDTTPNTLELINGTWMINAKYKANPNAVKNLLETLRDIKMQSIPPKGHVKGIMEGLAVFGIKVEIYSRKLKKLKTYYVGSGTHSEYGTYFYMENGQQPYIMEIPHFSGNVRERYDLSELDWRDRGVMDVDFQDIESVQVSYLDEKSESFTIRKIENRLKLFDFANQEISLNSKAKKTVENYLKEFPDVGAEAIQNDHPQRKLLEELEPFCTIEIKRLSNPNPLICKFYPIEIDSVGEASQEVKQTHLKRAEFFRMHVIRSDGDFLLVQYPVVEKLFRTRQSFQ, encoded by the coding sequence ATGAGGCGCAATGCAATTTATTTTTTGGTTGTCTTATTTATAGGCCTTGGTGGATTAGCCTGGTACGGATTAAACAAACCGGATGAAAAAATGCGTGCCATTCTTGCAGACAGAGATTTTGAAATTGAGGACATTGAAGATGTTGGCAAGATATTTTTGGCTGGAAGAGATACAACACCCAATACCCTTGAATTGATTAATGGGACATGGATGATCAATGCTAAGTACAAGGCAAATCCAAATGCAGTTAAAAATTTATTAGAAACATTGCGGGATATTAAAATGCAGTCAATCCCTCCCAAAGGCCATGTTAAAGGGATTATGGAAGGACTGGCTGTTTTTGGAATAAAAGTTGAAATTTATTCCAGGAAACTTAAAAAATTAAAGACCTATTATGTAGGATCTGGAACGCACAGTGAATACGGTACGTATTTCTATATGGAAAATGGGCAGCAACCTTATATTATGGAGATTCCGCATTTTTCAGGGAATGTAAGAGAACGCTATGATTTAAGTGAGCTTGATTGGCGGGACCGCGGGGTCATGGATGTTGATTTTCAAGATATCGAGTCAGTACAAGTGAGTTATCTGGATGAAAAATCTGAGTCTTTTACGATACGTAAAATTGAAAACAGGTTAAAATTATTTGACTTTGCAAATCAAGAAATTTCTTTGAATTCAAAAGCAAAAAAGACGGTAGAAAACTATCTTAAAGAATTTCCGGATGTTGGTGCTGAAGCTATCCAGAATGATCATCCTCAACGAAAACTGCTTGAAGAATTGGAGCCATTTTGCACCATAGAAATTAAGCGTTTATCCAATCCAAATCCATTGATTTGTAAATTTTACCCTATAGAAATTGATTCTGTAGGCGAAGCATCTCAAGAAGTCAAACAGACCCATTTAAAAAGAGCCGAATTTTTCAGAATGCACGTAATCCGGAGCGACGGGGATTTTTTATTAGTGCAGTATCCGGTCGTAGAAAAATTATTTCGAACGCGTCAAAGTTTTCAATAG
- a CDS encoding aquaporin, with translation MKKLIAEFIGTFFLVCAIHLCVLNGQTNLMPLAAGLMLMAMIFAGGHISGAHYNPAVTIAVFLRGKCSATDVPTYIFAQLLAASIAALLVNSFLINKMGSGLDLSSNALQAILAEALGTFALCWVALNVASSKDTEGNSFYGIAIGLAFAACGFSLGGISGGAFNPAIAFSLGISQISGFNNLWIYFVGEFLGAVLAAYVYLFVNGKD, from the coding sequence ATCAAAAAACTCATTGCTGAATTTATTGGAACCTTTTTCTTGGTTTGCGCCATTCACCTGTGTGTTTTAAATGGTCAAACCAATTTAATGCCTCTGGCTGCTGGCCTCATGCTGATGGCCATGATCTTTGCCGGTGGTCATATTTCAGGTGCCCATTACAATCCGGCAGTGACCATAGCGGTTTTTCTTAGAGGAAAATGTTCAGCAACCGATGTTCCAACCTATATATTTGCTCAATTGTTGGCTGCAAGCATTGCAGCCTTATTGGTAAATAGCTTTCTGATTAATAAAATGGGAAGTGGTTTAGACTTATCCAGCAATGCCTTACAAGCTATACTTGCTGAAGCATTAGGTACTTTTGCACTTTGCTGGGTGGCCCTCAATGTTGCCAGCTCAAAAGACACCGAAGGCAATTCATTTTATGGCATCGCCATCGGCTTGGCTTTCGCTGCTTGTGGTTTTTCACTGGGAGGTATATCTGGTGGTGCTTTCAATCCAGCCATCGCATTTAGTTTGGGAATTAGTCAAATTTCAGGTTTTAATAATTTGTGGATTTATTTTGTTGGTGAATTTTTAGGAGCCGTATTAGCAGCTTATGTATATCTTTTTGTAAATGGTAAAGATTAA
- the ribD gene encoding bifunctional diaminohydroxyphosphoribosylaminopyrimidine deaminase/5-amino-6-(5-phosphoribosylamino)uracil reductase RibD, producing MDKVQAEKYLAYCFYLAEQGSGSVSPNPKVGALLVYNERIIGEGYHQQFGKAHAELRAIESVKPEDVHLISKATLLVSLEPCNHYGKTGPCTELILKNKIPELVFSNFDPNPLMAGNSIRLLERAGVKISGPLMEHEGHQVIREYVCNVTKRRPYVILKFAQTADYFLGKTNMRTKISSFASDLCVHRWRSEVDAIVIGKNTLEIDNPSLTTRHWAGKNPVRIVLARIAKNQRSKWNAFNNDATTYDLDDLGLKDAYSVDDLLAKLFELKLGIVLVEGGAQIFRFFTNQVFGMRPE from the coding sequence ATGGATAAAGTACAGGCTGAAAAATACCTTGCTTATTGTTTTTATCTTGCAGAACAGGGTAGTGGATCGGTTTCGCCCAATCCAAAAGTTGGCGCTTTATTGGTGTATAATGAGCGAATTATAGGAGAAGGCTATCATCAACAATTTGGTAAAGCACATGCTGAGCTGAGAGCGATTGAATCTGTAAAGCCAGAGGATGTTCATTTGATTTCAAAAGCCACACTGCTTGTAAGTCTTGAACCTTGCAATCATTATGGGAAAACCGGACCGTGTACGGAACTTATACTTAAAAATAAGATTCCAGAATTGGTGTTTTCAAACTTTGATCCAAATCCATTGATGGCTGGAAATAGCATTCGTTTGTTAGAACGAGCTGGCGTAAAAATATCGGGTCCTTTAATGGAACATGAAGGCCATCAGGTCATTCGGGAATACGTGTGCAATGTCACCAAACGAAGGCCCTATGTAATTCTGAAATTTGCACAAACAGCGGATTATTTTTTAGGCAAAACCAACATGCGTACTAAAATCAGTTCGTTTGCAAGTGATCTGTGTGTGCATCGTTGGAGATCTGAAGTGGACGCTATTGTCATTGGAAAAAACACATTAGAAATAGACAATCCCAGTTTAACCACCAGGCACTGGGCGGGCAAAAACCCGGTTAGGATCGTTTTAGCCCGAATCGCTAAGAACCAACGTTCAAAGTGGAATGCATTTAATAACGATGCCACTACCTATGATTTGGATGATCTTGGCTTGAAAGATGCGTATTCAGTTGATGATTTGTTAGCGAAATTGTTTGAACTTAAGCTTGGAATCGTATTGGTCGAAGGCGGAGCTCAAATCTTCCGTTTTTTCACAAATCAGGTATTTGGGATGAGGCCCGAATAA
- a CDS encoding DUF255 domain-containing protein: MNRRFLHASLFGALTLVLVFGSCGPAQSQEKINWVNWEDAQSLMKKQKRKVLVDVYTNWCGWCKRMDASTFQDPRIVKYVNKNYYAVKFNAEQREDINFKSKVFKYMARGNRGVHELAIEITNGQLSYPTFVFMDEDFNTIQPLPGYQDADTFEIITNYFGGNHYKTTPYQSFQDTFKAMPVKGK, from the coding sequence ATGAATCGTAGATTTTTGCACGCAAGCCTGTTCGGAGCACTCACACTTGTTTTGGTATTTGGATCTTGTGGCCCGGCCCAATCCCAGGAAAAAATTAATTGGGTTAATTGGGAAGATGCACAAAGCTTGATGAAAAAGCAAAAACGCAAAGTTCTGGTCGATGTTTATACCAATTGGTGTGGATGGTGCAAACGAATGGATGCATCTACTTTTCAAGATCCAAGAATAGTTAAATACGTAAATAAAAATTATTACGCCGTAAAGTTTAATGCGGAGCAGCGCGAGGATATCAATTTCAAGTCAAAAGTTTTTAAATACATGGCTCGTGGCAACAGAGGCGTTCATGAGTTAGCCATTGAAATAACAAACGGACAATTATCCTATCCAACTTTTGTTTTTATGGATGAAGATTTTAATACCATCCAACCATTGCCTGGTTATCAAGATGCAGATACTTTTGAAATAATTACAAATTATTTTGGAGGAAATCATTACAAGACAACTCCGTACCAATCTTTTCAAGATACCTTTAAAGCAATGCCGGTAAAAGGAAAATAA
- the mqnB gene encoding futalosine hydrolase: protein MNKSYKVLLVSATEAEIDPVIRHLKQHAATISFSQFNYKNLQIVPLVSGIGSTMMAFSLARYKGLQDFNLIVHAGISGSFQRHIPIGSLVEVVSEQWGDLGAETIDGEFIDGFELNLMDSNRFPYQQTRLVKTKQVPDPNLPRVKGLTVNRTSGSQKNIEFLKAKYNCDIESMEGAGLFYAAKIMDIPFVSIRCISNFVEPRDKLKWKIPEAIENLNKFIISYFDALEINSGIV, encoded by the coding sequence TTGAATAAGTCATATAAAGTACTTTTAGTAAGCGCAACAGAAGCGGAAATTGATCCTGTGATCCGCCATTTAAAACAACACGCTGCAACCATTAGTTTCTCTCAATTTAATTACAAAAACCTGCAAATAGTTCCCTTAGTAAGTGGCATCGGGAGTACGATGATGGCATTTTCCCTCGCTAGATATAAGGGATTGCAAGATTTTAATTTAATTGTTCATGCTGGGATTTCAGGATCCTTTCAACGCCACATTCCTATAGGAAGTTTGGTGGAAGTGGTTTCTGAACAATGGGGCGATTTAGGGGCCGAAACAATCGATGGGGAATTTATCGATGGGTTCGAATTAAATTTAATGGATTCAAATCGCTTTCCTTATCAGCAAACCCGATTGGTAAAGACAAAGCAAGTTCCGGATCCAAATTTGCCCAGAGTAAAAGGCCTTACTGTAAATCGAACCAGCGGATCGCAAAAAAATATTGAATTCTTAAAAGCCAAATACAATTGCGATATCGAAAGCATGGAAGGGGCTGGTTTGTTTTATGCAGCAAAAATCATGGACATTCCATTCGTTTCTATACGATGTATTTCTAATTTTGTTGAGCCCCGCGATAAATTGAAATGGAAAATACCGGAAGCAATCGAAAATCTGAATAAATTTATTATTTCCTATTTTGATGCCTTGGAAATTAATTCTGGTATAGTATAA
- a CDS encoding DUF3810 family protein → MKTLIKILRSVYTKLSKFQVFCLGFLGITIVSAWIFNLDNNLTEKIYHNLIYSKFRWVWDLCISWLPFPVLYLWLFVLLACCLILIYRLRNHQLSYTNLIINVLCLILFHYCWFYWTWGFNYHREPLGIRWQLYSEISESEFIESLKQQSLLVDSLRIADSSVLDYPDFNAFKMESEIRSLVNDFLKSYDFLSFSRIRCRNLSPPGFLLVWSTSGVYLPFCGESQIDAGLSVYSKPFTMAHELSHGMGWTHEGDCNLIAYLACRVSGNPYIRYAAELNYWRYLLNAASRNYPEIYKQMIFEANTKVKHDLLMIHEANNRYPEFLPHVRDWFYEWYLKQNGIQTGQKSYAEIIPMVINYDKKRRTIYQ, encoded by the coding sequence ATGAAAACCCTTATCAAAATCTTAAGAAGTGTTTATACCAAGCTATCCAAATTCCAAGTTTTTTGTCTTGGCTTTCTGGGAATTACAATCGTCTCAGCGTGGATATTTAATCTGGACAACAACCTGACAGAAAAAATTTACCACAATCTGATTTATTCCAAATTCAGGTGGGTTTGGGACCTCTGTATTTCGTGGCTCCCATTTCCTGTCTTGTATTTATGGCTATTTGTCCTGTTGGCATGTTGCTTGATTTTAATTTATAGGCTTCGAAATCACCAATTAAGTTATACAAATCTGATAATCAATGTATTGTGTTTGATATTATTTCATTATTGCTGGTTTTACTGGACTTGGGGATTTAATTACCATAGAGAGCCGTTAGGCATTCGATGGCAACTTTATTCAGAAATTAGTGAATCAGAGTTTATAGAAAGCCTAAAACAGCAATCACTTCTGGTTGATTCATTGCGGATAGCTGATTCCTCTGTTTTAGATTACCCTGATTTTAACGCCTTTAAAATGGAATCTGAAATCCGCAGTCTTGTAAATGATTTTCTGAAATCGTATGATTTTTTAAGCTTTTCAAGGATTCGATGTCGGAATTTAAGTCCGCCAGGGTTTTTATTGGTTTGGTCAACCTCCGGAGTGTATTTACCCTTTTGTGGAGAAAGCCAAATTGATGCAGGCTTATCGGTATATTCCAAACCATTTACTATGGCGCATGAATTAAGTCATGGAATGGGTTGGACGCATGAAGGCGACTGCAATTTAATAGCTTATCTGGCATGCAGGGTTAGTGGAAATCCATACATTCGTTATGCTGCTGAATTAAATTACTGGCGGTATTTATTAAATGCTGCATCCAGAAATTATCCAGAAATTTATAAACAAATGATTTTTGAAGCAAACACGAAAGTTAAGCACGATTTATTAATGATTCATGAAGCCAATAATCGATATCCTGAATTCTTGCCTCATGTACGTGACTGGTTTTATGAATGGTATTTAAAGCAAAATGGCATTCAAACCGGACAAAAATCATACGCAGAAATAATTCCAATGGTAATCAATTATGATAAAAAGCGTCGTACAATATACCAATAA